The proteins below are encoded in one region of Triticum aestivum cultivar Chinese Spring chromosome 1B, IWGSC CS RefSeq v2.1, whole genome shotgun sequence:
- the LOC123102011 gene encoding alpha carbonic anhydrase 7-like: MASQMSSAWTAVVVIVSSLAVALSHEGGGPSFGYTPGTPDGPENWGKLSPTYKACGDGKAQSPIDIVIANAVPNPNLDTLTRVYAPSNATLHNNGKDIVMTFEQGGEPVMPGSINVTTADGTVKEFKFKMIHWHAPGEHTVNGKRFPLELHMVHVDDQDHKAVIGILYEIGNPDPFYDQLTEKLRELKTTPTVAAGVVELKSLQKRTGSYFRYMGSLTTPPCTEKVVWNILGKGRELSQEQLQLITAPLPHQDNRPPQPLNGRQVAFYNPPNTTISIQSLVQ, from the exons ATGGCGTCCCAAATGTCGTCGGCATGGACCGCTGTCGTCGTCATCGTCTCGTCCCTCGCCGTCGCTCTCTCTC ATGAAGGTGGCGGGCCGAGCTTCGGCTACACGCCGGGGACCCCCGACGGCCCGGAGAATTGGGGCAAGCTGAGCCCGACGTACAAGGCATGCGGCGACGGCAAGGCACAGTCCCCCATCGACATCGTCATCGCCAACGCTGTCCCTAACCCCAACCTCGACACCCTCACCCGCGTCTACGCCCCCTCCAATGCCACCCTCCACAACAACGGCAAGGACATCGTCATGACCTTCGAGCAGGGCGGCGAGCCCGTCATGCCGGGCTCCATCAACGTCACCACCGCCGACGGCACCGTCAAGGAGTTCAAGTTCAAGATGATCCACTGGCACGCGCCGGGGGAGCACACTGTCAACGGCAAGCGCTTCCCGCTGGAGCTCCACATGGTCCACGTCGACGACCAAGACCACAAGGCCGTCATCGGCATCCTCTACGAGATCGGCAACCCCGACCCTTTCTACGACCAGCTGACGGAGAAGCTACGCGAGCTCAAGACGACGCCTACCGTGGCGGCCGGTGTGGTGGAGCTCAAGTCGCTGCAGAAGCGGACGGGGAGCTACTTCCGGTACATGGGGTcgctcaccacgccgccgtgcACGGAGAAGGTGGTGTGGAACATCCTGGGCAAGGGCAGGGAGCTGAGCCAGGAGCAGCTGCAGCTCATCACCGCGCCGCTGCCTCACCAGGACAACAGGCCGCCGCAGCCGCTCAACGGCCGCCAAGTCGCCTTCTACAACCCGCCAAACACCACCATCTCCATCCAATCCCTAGTACAATAA